From a single Labrys wisconsinensis genomic region:
- a CDS encoding adenylate kinase: protein MQRVLIIGCSGAGKSTLARELSERSGLPLIHLDQHYWRPGWIPRQEDEWGAAVQTLTAGPAWVMDGNYTRTLAPRVAAADTVVFFDFPAWRCLWRVCRRAVQWFGHTRHDMTPGCPERLTLSFIRYVARFNRDQRPRVLASLAAFEGRLIVLRSPTEAAAFLRSVGRDEPGAAPRSARSGAGCS from the coding sequence ATGCAGAGGGTCCTGATCATCGGCTGCTCCGGCGCCGGCAAGTCGACGCTCGCGCGCGAGCTCAGCGAGCGCAGCGGCCTGCCGCTGATCCACCTCGACCAGCACTATTGGCGGCCGGGCTGGATCCCGCGCCAGGAGGACGAATGGGGCGCGGCGGTGCAGACGCTCACCGCCGGGCCGGCCTGGGTCATGGACGGCAACTACACCCGCACGCTCGCGCCGCGCGTGGCAGCGGCCGACACGGTGGTGTTCTTCGACTTCCCGGCCTGGCGATGTCTGTGGCGGGTGTGCCGCCGCGCCGTGCAATGGTTCGGCCACACCCGCCACGACATGACGCCGGGCTGCCCCGAGCGCCTGACGCTCTCCTTCATCCGCTACGTCGCGCGCTTCAACCGCGACCAGCGCCCGCGCGTGCTGGCGTCGCTCGCCGCTTTCGAGGGCCGGCTGATCGTCCTCAGGAGCCCGACGGAGGCCGCCGCCTTCCTGCGCTCCGTCGGCCGGGACGAGCCCGGCGCCGCGCCCCGCTCCGCCCGGTCCGGGGCAGGATGCTCATGA
- a CDS encoding rhodanese-like domain-containing protein: protein MPSRVTEIPAASPEAVAAHYARRLAFETDCWDVHEALRTGSADFVLLDVRGPALYTRAHVPGAINLPHGKMTAGRMAEWPVGTLFVVYCAGPHCNGTDKAALRLARLGLPVKVMIGGITGWADEGFAFEGAGPAA from the coding sequence ATGCCGAGCCGCGTCACCGAGATCCCTGCCGCCTCTCCCGAGGCGGTCGCCGCCCACTATGCCCGCCGCCTCGCCTTCGAGACCGATTGCTGGGACGTGCACGAGGCCTTGCGCACGGGCTCGGCCGACTTCGTGCTGCTCGACGTGCGCGGCCCCGCCCTCTACACTCGCGCGCATGTTCCCGGCGCGATCAACCTGCCGCACGGCAAGATGACGGCCGGCCGCATGGCGGAGTGGCCGGTCGGCACGCTGTTCGTCGTCTACTGCGCCGGTCCGCACTGCAACGGCACCGACAAGGCCGCCCTGCGCCTGGCCAGGCTCGGCCTGCCGGTCAAGGTGATGATCGGCGGCATCACGGGCTGGGCGGACGAGGGCTTCGCCTTCGAAGGGGCGGGCCCGGCCGCCTGA
- the ftrA gene encoding transcriptional regulator FtrA, with the protein MPSNVEIVPTAPPAPSGPLVAVLAYDGLCTFEFGIAYEVFGLPRPEMGPDWYRYRVAAIEPGPLRAAGGLTVHVDDGLEILEEADLVVVPGWRGIDAAVPAHLVAALQRAQRRGARILTLCSGIVVPAAAGLLAGRRATTHWRYVPHVAARFPDILLDPDVLYVDAGDVLTAAGSAAGIDLCLHVVRGDFGPDAANGVARRLVVPPHREGGQAQFILAPVPREREGARLGPLIHWMRERLDRDQPVRLLAQRAGMSLRTFQRRFEAATGLPPGEWLLQERLRHARDLLERDMRATLDDVAAASGFGTLATMRHHFRARLGTSPGAYRERFALQPPQKKTAPHEAAPFRKGVDAFSGR; encoded by the coding sequence ATGCCAAGTAACGTCGAGATCGTGCCAACCGCTCCGCCCGCCCCATCCGGTCCCCTGGTCGCCGTGCTCGCCTATGACGGGCTGTGCACCTTCGAGTTCGGCATCGCCTACGAAGTGTTCGGGCTGCCCCGGCCGGAGATGGGTCCGGACTGGTATCGCTACCGCGTCGCCGCGATCGAACCGGGGCCGCTGCGCGCCGCGGGCGGGCTGACGGTCCATGTCGACGATGGCCTGGAGATTCTCGAGGAGGCCGACCTCGTCGTCGTCCCCGGCTGGCGCGGCATCGACGCCGCGGTGCCGGCGCACCTGGTCGCGGCGCTGCAGCGGGCGCAGCGGCGCGGGGCGCGCATCCTGACGCTGTGCTCCGGCATCGTCGTGCCGGCCGCGGCGGGGCTGCTGGCCGGGCGGCGCGCCACCACCCATTGGCGCTACGTGCCGCACGTCGCGGCGCGCTTTCCCGACATCCTCCTCGATCCCGACGTGCTCTATGTCGACGCGGGCGACGTGCTGACCGCGGCGGGCAGCGCCGCCGGCATCGATCTGTGCCTGCACGTGGTGCGGGGCGATTTCGGCCCGGACGCCGCCAACGGCGTCGCCCGCCGCCTGGTGGTGCCGCCGCATCGCGAGGGCGGCCAGGCTCAGTTCATCCTGGCGCCGGTGCCGCGGGAGCGCGAGGGCGCGCGCCTCGGCCCGCTGATCCACTGGATGCGCGAGCGCCTCGACCGCGACCAGCCGGTGCGCCTGCTCGCCCAGCGGGCGGGCATGAGCCTGCGCACCTTCCAGCGCCGCTTCGAGGCGGCGACCGGGCTGCCGCCCGGCGAATGGCTGCTGCAGGAGCGCCTGCGCCACGCCCGCGACCTGCTCGAGCGCGACATGCGCGCCACGCTCGACGACGTCGCCGCCGCCAGCGGCTTCGGCACGCTCGCGACCATGCGCCACCATTTCCGCGCCCGCCTCGGCACCAGCCCGGGCGCCTATCGCGAGCGCTTCGCGCTGCAGCCGCCGCAAAAGAAAACGGCGCCGCACGAGGCGGCGCCGTTTCGCAAAGGGGTGGATGCGTTCAGTGGGCGCTGA
- a CDS encoding NUDIX domain-containing protein, with the protein MRFKETTFRQRLGRLMMPFFMIYFRLHRGMTFGVRGAVLDGEGRVFLVKHTYVPGWYLPGGGVDPGETAEEALARELMEEGNIRLTGPAELQGLHLNREVSRRDHVAFYIVRAFEQTAPRGADDEIAACGFFPLDALPEDATAATRRRIDEIAGRRRPDGSW; encoded by the coding sequence ATGCGCTTCAAGGAAACGACCTTTCGCCAGCGGCTGGGACGGCTGATGATGCCGTTCTTCATGATTTATTTTCGCCTGCACCGCGGCATGACCTTCGGGGTGCGCGGCGCCGTGCTCGACGGGGAGGGGCGGGTGTTCCTGGTCAAGCACACCTATGTTCCCGGCTGGTACCTGCCCGGCGGCGGTGTCGATCCCGGCGAGACGGCGGAGGAGGCGCTGGCGCGCGAATTGATGGAGGAGGGCAATATCCGCCTCACCGGGCCGGCCGAGCTCCAGGGGCTGCACCTCAACCGGGAGGTCAGCCGGCGCGACCATGTCGCCTTCTACATCGTGCGCGCCTTCGAGCAGACCGCGCCGCGCGGCGCCGACGACGAGATCGCCGCCTGCGGCTTCTTTCCGCTCGACGCCCTGCCGGAGGACGCCACGGCGGCGACGCGGCGGCGGATCGACGAGATTGCCGGCCGGCGCCGGCCCGACGGCTCCTGGTAG
- a CDS encoding GNAT family N-acetyltransferase has translation MPDIPIDLLTERPEDGPAIDKLHERAFGPGRFARTAFRLREGVPPRLDLSFVARVGSMIVGSNRLTPIAIGGHPALLLGPLTVEPAFRSRGIGMALLQTSLEAAAADGHRLVILVGDEPYYGRIGFRRVPVGQVTLPGPVDPQRLLVKELAEGAFHGVAGMARGR, from the coding sequence ATGCCCGACATCCCCATCGACCTGTTGACCGAGCGGCCCGAGGACGGCCCGGCCATCGACAAGCTGCACGAGCGCGCCTTCGGCCCCGGCCGCTTCGCCCGCACCGCCTTCCGCCTGCGCGAAGGCGTGCCGCCGCGGCTGGACCTTTCCTTCGTGGCTCGGGTCGGGTCGATGATCGTCGGCTCGAACCGCCTGACCCCGATCGCTATCGGCGGCCACCCGGCGCTGCTGCTCGGACCGCTGACCGTGGAGCCGGCCTTCCGCTCGCGCGGCATCGGCATGGCGCTGCTGCAGACCTCGCTGGAGGCAGCGGCGGCAGACGGGCACCGGCTGGTGATCCTGGTCGGCGACGAGCCCTACTACGGCCGCATCGGCTTCCGGCGGGTGCCGGTGGGCCAGGTGACGCTGCCCGGCCCGGTCGACCCGCAACGCCTCCTGGTCAAGGAACTGGCCGAGGGAGCTTTCCACGGCGTCGCGGGCATGGCGCGGGGACGCTGA
- a CDS encoding SEL1-like repeat protein, which yields MSRLALALAALLPLLAAPAAAAPAATDCDVLASYPADPDKPAGVAGVAFAAIAAPAAVAACRKAVAAEPKVRRFAFQLGRALEAGGKARDAVAWYGKAAAAGHLYALNNLGALYERGEGVDKDFAKAIAFYGRAADAGLPLAMNNLAALYADGEGVKKDDAKAFALLRRSHEAGDADGTTNLGWAYETGAGVARDPKRAKALYEEAAAKGQAQAMYNLGAVYEAGTGVPADPMAARAWYRKAIEAGNTGALSALGNMYLDGRGGPKSEKEAFELYGKAEQAGDAAGTDNLGWAYEHGLGVPADLAKAKALYEKAAGLNNAQAMLNLAALYEAGRGVPRDAAQAQSWRDKAEDAESSDDAKTADADDGQ from the coding sequence GTGTCCCGCCTTGCCCTCGCTCTCGCCGCGCTCCTGCCGCTCCTCGCCGCGCCGGCCGCGGCAGCGCCCGCCGCCACGGATTGCGACGTCCTGGCGAGCTATCCCGCCGATCCCGACAAGCCGGCCGGGGTGGCCGGCGTCGCCTTCGCGGCGATCGCGGCGCCGGCGGCGGTCGCCGCCTGCCGCAAGGCCGTGGCGGCGGAGCCCAAGGTGCGGCGCTTCGCCTTCCAGCTCGGCCGTGCGCTGGAGGCCGGCGGCAAGGCCCGGGACGCCGTCGCCTGGTACGGGAAGGCCGCCGCGGCCGGCCATCTCTATGCGCTCAACAATCTCGGCGCGCTCTACGAGCGCGGCGAGGGCGTGGACAAGGATTTCGCCAAGGCGATCGCTTTCTACGGCCGGGCCGCCGACGCCGGCCTGCCGCTGGCCATGAACAACCTGGCCGCGCTCTATGCCGATGGCGAAGGCGTGAAGAAGGACGACGCCAAAGCCTTCGCGCTGCTCCGCAGGTCGCACGAGGCCGGCGATGCCGACGGCACCACCAATCTCGGCTGGGCCTACGAGACCGGCGCCGGCGTCGCCCGCGACCCGAAGCGGGCCAAGGCCCTCTACGAGGAGGCGGCGGCCAAGGGCCAGGCGCAGGCGATGTACAATCTCGGCGCCGTCTACGAGGCCGGAACCGGTGTGCCGGCCGACCCGATGGCCGCTCGCGCCTGGTACCGCAAGGCGATCGAGGCCGGCAACACCGGCGCGCTCTCCGCCCTCGGCAACATGTATCTCGACGGCCGCGGCGGTCCGAAATCCGAGAAGGAGGCGTTCGAGCTCTACGGCAAGGCCGAGCAGGCGGGCGATGCCGCCGGCACCGACAATCTCGGCTGGGCCTATGAGCACGGGCTCGGCGTTCCCGCCGATCTGGCGAAAGCGAAGGCGCTCTACGAAAAGGCGGCGGGCCTGAACAATGCGCAGGCCATGCTCAACCTGGCGGCGCTCTACGAGGCCGGCAGGGGCGTGCCCCGGGACGCGGCGCAGGCCCAGTCCTGGCGCGACAAGGCGGAGGACGCGGAGAGCTCGGACGACGCCAAGACCGCCGATGCCGACGACGGGCAGTAG
- a CDS encoding CCA tRNA nucleotidyltransferase yields the protein MTPRFPWLAQPPLSTVLAALDHDGEEARVVGGAVRNALLDEQVADWDIATTATPDVVVQRCTAAHWKVVPTGIDHGTVTVIAGGQAFEVTTLRQDVETDGRHAVVRFGRDFAADALRRDFTINALSLSREGTVHDYAGGLADIAARRVRFIGDADRRIAEDYLRILRLFRFHARFGEGPVDATAMAAAVRGRGGLALLSRERVRAELIKLLLAPGAGDVLAEMDGAGFLLALFGGVARVAAFRRLAALEAARGLAPDPVRRLGALALFVREDAARLAERLRLANAEARRLEVMAATGERLRAPLAGKPARDLLYRLREADFRDAVLLAWARSGDAGWRPVLDLAEAWPPPKSPFSGARAARLGVAPGPRLGRVLQEAERRWIDADYPADAEAWERILRAAIDATA from the coding sequence ATGACGCCCCGCTTCCCCTGGCTGGCACAGCCCCCGCTCAGCACGGTCCTCGCCGCGCTCGACCACGACGGCGAGGAGGCGCGCGTCGTCGGCGGCGCGGTGCGCAACGCCCTCCTCGACGAGCAGGTGGCCGACTGGGACATCGCCACGACGGCGACGCCCGACGTCGTCGTGCAGCGCTGCACGGCGGCGCATTGGAAGGTGGTGCCGACCGGCATCGACCACGGCACGGTCACCGTGATTGCCGGCGGCCAGGCCTTCGAGGTGACGACGCTGCGCCAGGACGTCGAGACCGACGGCCGCCATGCCGTGGTCCGCTTCGGCCGCGACTTCGCCGCCGACGCCCTGCGCCGCGACTTCACCATCAACGCCCTGTCGCTGTCGCGCGAGGGCACGGTGCACGACTATGCCGGAGGCCTCGCCGACATCGCGGCGCGGCGGGTGCGCTTCATCGGCGATGCCGACAGGCGCATCGCCGAGGACTATCTGCGCATCCTGCGCCTGTTCCGCTTCCACGCCCGCTTCGGCGAGGGCCCGGTCGACGCGACGGCCATGGCCGCTGCCGTGCGCGGGCGCGGCGGCCTCGCGCTGCTGTCGCGGGAGCGGGTGCGGGCCGAGCTCATCAAGCTCCTCCTCGCCCCCGGTGCCGGCGACGTGCTGGCCGAGATGGACGGGGCCGGCTTCCTCCTCGCCCTCTTCGGCGGCGTCGCCCGCGTCGCGGCGTTCCGTCGCCTCGCGGCGCTGGAGGCGGCACGGGGGCTGGCGCCGGACCCGGTGCGCCGCCTCGGCGCCCTGGCCCTGTTCGTGCGCGAGGACGCCGCCCGCCTCGCCGAACGGCTGCGCCTCGCCAATGCGGAGGCGCGACGGCTCGAGGTCATGGCGGCGACCGGCGAGCGGCTCCGCGCCCCGCTGGCCGGAAAACCCGCCCGCGACCTGCTCTACCGCTTGCGGGAGGCCGATTTCCGCGATGCCGTGCTGCTGGCATGGGCCCGCTCCGGCGATGCGGGATGGCGGCCCGTCCTCGACCTGGCCGAGGCCTGGCCGCCGCCGAAGAGCCCGTTCAGCGGGGCACGGGCGGCGCGGCTCGGCGTCGCGCCCGGCCCGCGGCTCGGCCGCGTGCTGCAGGAGGCCGAGCGGCGCTGGATCGATGCCGACTATCCCGCCGACGCCGAGGCATGGGAGCGGATCCTGCGCGCCGCCATCGACGCCACGGCGTAA
- a CDS encoding DUF6111 family protein, whose amino-acid sequence MARPLLYELLLFLIPFALYALWLAMKRINPMERRAWRNAPLLWLLLGALVTTGIGLGLVGHFGGAPAGSVYVPAHLENGKLVEPTMQ is encoded by the coding sequence ATGGCGCGGCCCCTGCTCTACGAGCTGCTGCTCTTCCTGATCCCCTTCGCGCTCTATGCGCTGTGGCTCGCGATGAAGCGAATCAATCCGATGGAGCGCCGGGCCTGGCGCAACGCGCCGCTGCTCTGGCTGCTCCTCGGCGCCCTGGTGACCACCGGGATCGGCCTCGGCCTGGTCGGCCATTTCGGCGGCGCTCCGGCCGGCAGCGTCTATGTCCCCGCCCATCTGGAGAACGGCAAGCTGGTCGAGCCGACGATGCAATGA
- a CDS encoding CoA pyrophosphatase, which translates to MPDPFLADFLARARRRLRPAPPPVGAEAEAPAIGDHSFSPDLAAEAPAGPGKPAAVLIGVVEHPDGATVLLTRRSTALRSHSGQIAFPGGRIDPGDDGPLAAALREAQEEIGLPPAHVAPLGYLDLYLTTSGFRVVPVVALIAPGFALTLNPAEVDEAFECPLAFLMDPANHRRESREWRGAMRSYYAMPFEDRYIWGVTAGILRTLYDRIYA; encoded by the coding sequence ATGCCCGATCCGTTCCTCGCCGATTTCCTCGCCCGGGCCCGGCGCCGGCTCCGGCCCGCGCCGCCGCCGGTCGGCGCCGAGGCCGAGGCGCCGGCCATCGGCGACCACAGCTTCTCGCCCGATCTCGCCGCCGAGGCGCCGGCCGGGCCGGGCAAGCCCGCGGCCGTGCTGATCGGCGTGGTCGAGCACCCCGATGGAGCCACCGTGCTGCTCACCCGCCGCTCGACGGCGCTGCGCAGCCATTCCGGCCAGATCGCCTTTCCCGGCGGGCGCATCGATCCGGGCGACGACGGCCCCCTCGCCGCGGCGCTGCGCGAGGCGCAGGAGGAGATCGGCCTTCCCCCGGCCCATGTCGCGCCGCTCGGCTATCTCGACCTCTATCTCACCACCTCGGGCTTTCGCGTCGTGCCCGTCGTGGCGCTGATCGCCCCGGGATTCGCGCTCACGCTCAACCCGGCCGAGGTGGACGAGGCCTTCGAATGCCCGCTCGCCTTCCTGATGGATCCGGCCAACCATCGGCGCGAGAGCCGGGAATGGCGCGGCGCCATGCGCAGCTACTACGCAATGCCGTTCGAGGACCGCTATATATGGGGCGTGACCGCGGGCATCCTGCGGACCCTGTACGATCGGATATATGCGTGA
- a CDS encoding threonine ammonia-lyase — protein sequence MDAAPIPLADIEAAERRLAGHAVTTPLLESRDLSRRAGGRVLVKPEVLQRTGSFKFRGAFNKLSSLAGPERRNGVVAFSSGNHGQAVAAAAAELGMPAVIVMPQDAPAVKIERTRAFGAEIVLFDRHTDDRAAMARGLAEARQAVLVPPFDDPMIMAGQGTIGSELARQARQLDAGLDHVLTPCGGGGLIAGVASALHALSPPTRVTAVEPAGFDDTGRSLVAGERLTNPSLAGSICDALLSPTPGALTFPINHRLLAGGLAVSDEEVRAAMAYAFAELRLVVEPGGAVALAAVLTGRFRAEGATTALVLSGGNVDPALYAATIAGR from the coding sequence ATGGACGCCGCACCGATCCCCCTCGCCGACATCGAAGCGGCGGAACGCCGGCTCGCCGGACATGCCGTGACGACGCCGCTCCTGGAGAGCCGCGACCTCAGCCGGCGGGCCGGCGGCCGGGTGCTGGTCAAGCCGGAAGTGCTGCAGCGCACCGGCTCCTTCAAGTTCCGCGGCGCCTTCAACAAGCTCTCCAGCCTCGCCGGGCCCGAGCGTCGCAACGGCGTCGTCGCCTTCTCCTCCGGCAATCACGGACAGGCGGTGGCCGCCGCCGCGGCAGAGCTCGGCATGCCGGCAGTGATCGTCATGCCGCAGGACGCCCCGGCGGTGAAGATCGAGCGCACCCGGGCCTTCGGCGCCGAGATCGTGCTGTTCGACCGGCACACCGACGATCGCGCCGCCATGGCGCGCGGCCTCGCCGAGGCGCGGCAGGCGGTGCTGGTGCCGCCCTTCGACGACCCGATGATCATGGCCGGCCAGGGTACGATCGGCAGCGAGCTCGCCCGGCAGGCCCGGCAGCTCGACGCCGGGCTCGACCACGTGCTGACGCCCTGCGGCGGCGGCGGCCTGATCGCCGGCGTCGCCAGCGCGCTCCACGCCCTCAGCCCGCCCACCCGGGTCACCGCGGTGGAGCCCGCCGGCTTCGACGACACCGGGCGCTCCCTCGTCGCCGGGGAGCGCCTGACCAATCCGAGCCTCGCCGGCTCGATCTGCGACGCGCTGCTGTCGCCGACGCCGGGCGCCCTGACCTTCCCGATCAACCACCGCCTCCTCGCCGGCGGCCTCGCCGTCAGCGACGAGGAGGTGCGCGCCGCCATGGCCTATGCCTTTGCCGAGCTGCGCCTGGTGGTCGAGCCCGGCGGCGCGGTCGCCCTCGCCGCCGTGCTGACCGGCCGCTTCCGGGCGGAGGGCGCCACCACGGCGCTGGTGCTCTCCGGCGGCAATGTCGATCCGGCGCTCTACGCCGCCACGATCGCGGGCCGGTGA
- a CDS encoding MFS transporter, with protein MPDGLPHPQRAWAFLAVAIALTMAVLDGAIVNVALPSIARDLHVEAPEAIWVVNAYQLAVTMSLLPLASLGDIFGYRRIYCWGLALFTLASLLCALSPSLSMLTAARALQGLGGAGIMSVNIALVRFIYPSAMIGRGVGNTALVVAVSAAAGPTVGAAILAVAPWQWLFLVNVPLGVLALAVASRTLPLTPRSGGRFDVVSAVLSAATFGLLIYGVDGIGRGGGPAPAWLPLVAAAAFGAVLARRQLAMPQPLLPVDLMRIPIFALSMATSICAFGSQMLLYVSLPFYFQNQLGLSAVATGFLMTPWPVATALMSPIAGRLSDHYPAGLLGGLGLAVMTVGLVLLVLLPAHPALADIAWRLAVCGLGFGLFQSPNNKTIITSAPPQRSGGASGMQSTARLLGQSMGAALAAVIFALAGSRDQAYAAILVGVALSAAGAVVSALRGRPVSAIN; from the coding sequence ATGCCCGATGGACTTCCCCACCCGCAGCGCGCCTGGGCCTTCCTGGCCGTCGCCATCGCCCTGACCATGGCCGTGCTCGACGGCGCCATCGTCAACGTGGCGCTGCCCTCGATCGCGCGCGACCTCCACGTCGAGGCCCCCGAGGCGATCTGGGTGGTCAACGCCTATCAGCTGGCCGTCACCATGAGCCTCCTGCCGCTGGCCTCGCTCGGCGACATCTTCGGCTATCGCCGCATCTATTGCTGGGGGCTGGCGCTGTTCACCCTGGCCTCGCTGCTCTGCGCCCTGTCGCCCTCGCTCTCGATGCTGACGGCGGCGCGGGCGCTGCAGGGGCTCGGCGGCGCCGGCATCATGAGCGTCAACATCGCCCTGGTGCGCTTCATCTATCCCTCGGCGATGATCGGGCGCGGCGTCGGCAACACGGCGCTCGTCGTGGCGGTCTCGGCCGCCGCCGGCCCGACCGTGGGCGCCGCGATCCTCGCCGTCGCGCCCTGGCAATGGCTGTTCCTGGTCAACGTGCCGCTCGGCGTGCTGGCCCTCGCCGTCGCCTCGCGCACCCTGCCGCTGACGCCGCGCTCCGGCGGCCGCTTCGACGTGGTGAGCGCCGTCCTCAGCGCCGCGACCTTCGGCCTGCTGATCTACGGCGTCGACGGCATCGGCCGCGGCGGCGGCCCGGCGCCGGCCTGGCTGCCCCTGGTCGCGGCCGCCGCCTTCGGCGCCGTGCTCGCCCGCCGCCAGCTCGCCATGCCGCAGCCGCTGCTGCCGGTCGACCTGATGCGCATCCCGATCTTCGCGCTGTCGATGGCGACCTCGATCTGCGCCTTCGGGTCGCAGATGCTGCTCTACGTGTCGCTGCCCTTCTACTTCCAGAACCAGCTCGGCCTCTCCGCCGTGGCGACCGGCTTCCTGATGACGCCCTGGCCGGTGGCGACCGCCCTGATGTCGCCGATCGCCGGCCGCCTGTCGGACCACTATCCCGCCGGGCTGCTCGGCGGCCTCGGCCTCGCCGTGATGACGGTCGGGCTGGTGCTGCTGGTGCTGCTGCCGGCCCATCCCGCCCTGGCCGACATCGCCTGGCGCCTGGCGGTGTGCGGCCTGGGCTTCGGCCTGTTCCAGTCGCCGAACAACAAGACCATCATCACCTCGGCCCCGCCCCAGCGCAGCGGGGGGGCCAGCGGCATGCAGTCGACGGCGCGCCTGCTCGGCCAGTCCATGGGCGCGGCCCTGGCGGCGGTGATCTTCGCTCTCGCCGGCAGCCGCGACCAGGCCTATGCCGCCATCCTGGTCGGGGTGGCGCTGTCGGCGGCCGGCGCCGTCGTCAGCGCCCTGCGGGGCCGGCCGGTCTCTGCTATCAACTGA
- a CDS encoding Crp/Fnr family transcriptional regulator yields MLGTLISAIRWNDLLGNCSYVIMAFSFLVTSMLWLRVLATVSMLIEIVYFLNTGDDLITAIGWDVAFIAINLWRIWALHRARSRVRALPDLRLLRAVFPGIDDGQIAEIVKAGAWYDLAPGALLAVQGTPIGALYLICEGRAEVRIDERLVAHLGPGELVGEVGFLTAAPATASVSCEGPTRVIAIDRTRLQDAAKADPTLASAVHRVIGEALARKLAGANRQPASGGPAP; encoded by the coding sequence ATGCTCGGCACGCTGATCTCAGCCATCCGGTGGAACGACCTGCTCGGCAACTGCTCCTACGTCATCATGGCCTTTTCCTTCCTGGTGACGAGCATGCTGTGGCTGCGGGTGCTGGCCACGGTGTCGATGCTCATCGAGATCGTCTACTTCCTCAACACGGGCGACGACCTCATCACCGCGATCGGCTGGGACGTCGCCTTCATCGCCATCAATCTCTGGCGCATCTGGGCTCTCCACCGGGCCCGCAGCCGGGTCAGGGCCCTGCCCGACCTGCGGCTGCTGCGCGCCGTGTTCCCGGGCATCGACGACGGCCAGATCGCCGAGATCGTCAAGGCCGGCGCCTGGTACGATCTGGCGCCCGGCGCGCTCCTGGCCGTGCAGGGCACGCCGATCGGCGCGCTCTACCTCATCTGCGAGGGACGGGCGGAGGTGCGGATCGACGAGCGGCTCGTCGCCCATCTCGGCCCGGGCGAGCTCGTCGGCGAGGTCGGCTTCCTCACCGCCGCGCCCGCCACCGCATCGGTGAGCTGCGAGGGGCCGACGCGTGTGATCGCCATCGACCGCACCAGGCTGCAGGACGCCGCCAAGGCCGATCCGACCCTCGCCTCGGCCGTGCACCGGGTCATCGGCGAGGCGCTGGCCCGCAAGCTCGCCGGCGCGAATCGCCAGCCCGCCTCCGGGGGGCCGGCGCCGTAG
- a CDS encoding formylglycine-generating enzyme family protein yields the protein MSTIARPLLRGLALAALLACAGPASAAEGPRAPASEAGPVQIFPPGFTPLTPEREQALKPRDSFRECEHCPEMVVVPPGKFVMGTPANEPDADADEHPQHAVTIPAAFAVGRFAVTFDEWDACAAAGACPAKPDDRGFGRGRRPVIDVNWDEAKTYLAWLSRTAGRTYRLPTEAEREYFARAGTRTPFWFGRTISPAQANYKASIPYGSGPRGEDSTGTLPVDSFRPNRFGLYQVHGNIWEWTEDCYKKTYVEVPADGSPMREGKCDERVRRGGAWSDVPWFLRSGKRWNTKPFTGGPDIGFRVVRDLPAAGAPG from the coding sequence ATGTCGACCATCGCCCGTCCCCTCCTCCGTGGCCTCGCCCTCGCAGCGCTGCTGGCCTGCGCCGGCCCTGCGTCGGCCGCCGAAGGTCCGAGGGCGCCGGCCAGCGAGGCCGGGCCCGTTCAGATCTTCCCGCCCGGCTTCACGCCCCTGACGCCGGAGCGCGAGCAGGCGCTGAAGCCGCGGGACAGCTTCCGCGAATGCGAGCATTGCCCGGAGATGGTGGTCGTGCCGCCCGGCAAGTTCGTCATGGGCACGCCGGCGAACGAGCCGGATGCCGACGCGGACGAGCATCCCCAGCACGCCGTCACCATCCCTGCCGCCTTCGCCGTCGGGCGATTCGCCGTCACCTTCGACGAGTGGGACGCCTGCGCCGCCGCCGGCGCCTGCCCGGCCAAGCCGGACGATCGCGGCTTCGGACGCGGCCGGCGACCGGTGATCGACGTCAACTGGGACGAGGCCAAGACCTATCTCGCCTGGCTGTCGCGCACGGCCGGGCGGACCTACCGCCTGCCGACCGAGGCGGAGCGCGAATATTTCGCCCGCGCCGGCACCAGGACGCCGTTCTGGTTCGGCCGGACCATCTCGCCGGCGCAGGCCAACTACAAGGCGTCCATCCCCTACGGCAGCGGCCCGCGCGGCGAGGATTCGACCGGGACCCTGCCGGTCGACAGCTTCCGCCCCAACCGGTTCGGGCTCTACCAGGTCCACGGCAACATCTGGGAGTGGACCGAGGACTGCTACAAGAAGACCTATGTGGAAGTGCCCGCGGACGGCTCGCCGATGCGGGAGGGCAAGTGCGACGAGCGCGTCCGGCGCGGCGGCGCCTGGAGCGACGTGCCCTGGTTCCTGCGCTCGGGCAAGCGCTGGAACACCAAGCCGTTCACCGGCGGCCCGGATATCGGCTTCCGCGTCGTGCGCGACCTGCCCGCCGCCGGCGCGCCGGGCTGA